TCCTAATGATCTGCTCACAGCTAACACTCCATTGACCCTCCCACTCAAAACAATTCCGCCTTGCCTGTGAATTCGCTTGATTTCACTCCGGTCTGTACCCTTATGTTCGTAACTTAACCGTTGGTAACGCCCATGCCCTCTATTAAGAACAATTCGACTGTCTCCAACGTTCGCAGTATACAGAATCCTCTTGTGCTTCCTACCAGgaacaaaatcaaacaaccTATTTTGAGTCTCCCTTATTCCAGTCTCTTCACTATGGACTCTAAATTGCGCAgcttcctcttcttctttctcttcttcttcttcttcttcgtcttccACTTCTGAATTCTCTCCTTCTGCGTTTTCCTCCACTCTGACATCCCCATTTGACACATCGCCTTCCAACTCGGAttcagcttcttcaacctcttCTTCCCACCTCAAAACTGCTACTGCAGCAGTACAGCCACTCGAACCAACATCATCCATTCTGGATATCTCCTCATCAGCTTTTAAAAAACTCTCATTCAAATGGTCCCTCAAGTCGCCATTGTTCCCCTTCATGATGCTCTCATATAATAGGTTGTGTAAATTGCTACCCGCCCATCTGGCTGTTTGCTTACCTGCATGTCCATCAAAAACTGCAAAATAACCCCAGTCCAACCTCTCACAAAAATTAGCAACATATGTGTGCACATCTTCCATCGTTCTCCTATATTTGGGATTCTTGTTCTCACTAACACCAACTCTAAATGAAAGCCCCTTACAAGGATCAACAAATTCTGTATCGTGCTCTCTTTCTGCCTCATCCAATGTATTTTCCGTTTCCCGTCCCTCTGCTTCGGTCACATTTGCATCcactttctctttgttcTCTGGTATTGCGGGTGTTTCTGCGCTATCTCCTGAATTGAAGTGTTTCACACTGTCAATCGATAGCCTTCTAAGTAGCCTATTCATTGGACAGATGTTTGTAGTACGTTCAGTGGTTCCAACTTAGTGGGTTTACCCAATGTTGTAAAAATCCCTGCAAGATTCGTGTCAAATCAAACTTTCATGCACTGTGGAAAGGACAATTTCAGGGGCAAAACTGAGGGGAGGggagaggaaaaagaaaaacttatAATTTTACCAAAGGGTCAGCAAATTTCAACCTCAGAGGTAGCCCGTTTTGCAATGAACTATAAACACAGTACATAGAAGATATAATAGATAACTCGGTACAAACGGTGGTGATTACAAGTACAATCCCTCGAGGTTTTCCTCGatcttgttcttcaacaCTCTTTCCTTGGCTTGTTTGAAATCCTCAGCAAT
The window above is part of the Pichia kudriavzevii chromosome 1, complete sequence genome. Proteins encoded here:
- a CDS encoding uncharacterized protein (PKUD0A12990; Pfam Domains: PP2C(3.4e-76)), with amino-acid sequence MNRLLRRLSIDSVKHFNSGDSAETPAIPENKEKVDANVTEAEGRETENTLDEAEREHDTEFVDPCKGLSFRVGVSENKNPKYRRTMEDVHTYVANFCERLDWGYFAVFDGHAGKQTARWAGSNLHNLLYESIMKGNNGDLRDHLNESFLKADEEISRMDDVGSSGCTAAVAVLRWEEEVEEAESELEGDVSNGDVRVEENAEGENSEVEDEEEEEEEKEEEEAAQFRVHSEETGIRETQNRLFDFVPGRKHKRILYTANVGDSRIVLNRGHGRYQRLSYEHKGTDRSEIKRIHRQGGIVLSGRVNGVLAVSRSLGDVYLKEYVLGAPYTTMTEITPDDRQLIIACDGLWDVCDDETAVRMIDGIRDSDRAAKVLCEYALKRGTGDNVTVMVVNLDERVFGVE